From the Candidatus Methylacidiphilales bacterium genome, the window CTGGCTTCAGGGTATGTCTTTAAAAAATTTTCTGAATAGCCTTTTTGATATAATCCGATATCTATACCTAGTGGCAAAATTCTGGACTTTATTTTTGGAATAAGTTGTGCAGCCTCTAGGGCTTCTTGCTTGCTTGTAAAATGTACGGCCGCAGCGTTACGGAGGATAGGCGTTTCAATCCAGCGGAACGATAAAGCTTTAATCCAGCGACGACGATGAAGCATACCGTAGCGATTAAGCACCCCAAGAGGACGAATTATATAGGGAACTCGTTTGATCCGAGCTATCCATGCTGCTACAAAGGAGGAAAAAGAGAAGAGCGCATGAATATGGACAATGTCGTAGCGACGGATATTTCGCCACAACCAGAATGCCATCGGAAATGAAATTTTATAGAAGTGAATTTGTTTTTTGAAATAAATTCTATAAACATAAGCTGACTCTTTTATCAACTGACCTAACGGAACTTTATTGCCTTGGTTTTCTCGCTGTAGGTCGTGGTCAGTAGTAACTGTAGTTACTTTAACGCGATGTATTTCAAG encodes:
- a CDS encoding glycosyltransferase, with the protein product MPLHLLHAIPSIALSDGGPSQAIRNIERALEIHRVKVTTVTTDHDLQRENQGNKVPLGQLIKESAYVYRIYFKKQIHFYKISFPMAFWLWRNIRRYDIVHIHALFSFSSFVAAWIARIKRVPYIIRPLGVLNRYGMLHRRRWIKALSFRWIETPILRNAAAVHFTSKQEALEAAQLIPKIKSRILPLGIDIGLYQKGYSENFLKTYPEA